One Lysinibacillus fusiformis genomic window carries:
- the rpoC gene encoding DNA-directed RNA polymerase subunit beta', with translation MIDVNEFEYMKIGLASPDKIRSWSYGEVKKPETINYRTLKPEKDGLFCERIFGPTKDWECHCGKYKRVRYKGVVCDRCGVEVTRAKVRRERMGHIELAAPVSHIWYFKGIPSRMGLILDMSPRALEEVIYFASYVVIEPGATNLESKQLLSEKEYRAYREKFGSTFEAAMGAEAIKKLLAKIDLEDETYSLKEELKSAQGQRRTRAIKRLEVVESFRNSGNSPEWMILDVLPVIPPELRPMVQLDGGRFATSDLNDLYRRVINRNNRLKRLLDLGAPSIIVQNEKRMLQEAVDALIDNGRRGRPVTGPGNRPLKSLSHMLKGKQGRFRQNLLGKRVDYSGRSVIVVGPNLKMYQCGLPKEMAIELFKPFVMKELVERGLAHNIKSAKRKIERLNNDVWDVLEDVIREHPVLLNRAPTLHRLGIQAFEPTLVEGRAIRLHPLVCTAYNADFDGDQMAVHVPLSAEAQAEARLLMLAAQNILNPKDGKPVVTPSQDMVLGNYYLTLEREDARGEGSIFYGPNEVLIAYDTGHVHLHTRIAIKASSLHNPTFTEEQNDMFLITTVGKVIFNEILPESFPFINEPTESNLEQETPEKYFVNLTIDEETIKELEADAAYNELDEKGKVDAQRTAVLRKYFVSVPVVNPFRKKFLGNIIAEVFKRFHITETSKMLDRMKNLGFKYSTKAGITVGVSDIVVLPDKGDILAIAQDKVDKVQAQFRRGFITEEERYDRVISSWSAAKDEIQSKLMKSLEKTNPIFMMSDSGARGNASNFTQLAGMRGLMANPAGRIIELPIKSSFREGLTVLEYFISTHGARKGLADTALKTADSGYLTRRLVDVAQDVIVREDDCGTDRGLTIGALMEGTELIEALDERIIGRHTKKTIYHPETGEVILAKDGLIDQDIARIITELGIEEVTIRSAFTCNTKHGVCKKCYGMNLATGEKVEVGEAVGIIAAQSIGEPGTQLTMRTFHTGGVAGDDITQGLPRIQEIFEARNPKGQSVISDIAGTVSDITEIREGLKEITIEGDVETRKYPAPYNARLKVQEGDFVERGQVLTEGSIDPKQLLKVKDVSTVQEYLLKEVQKVYRMQGVEIGDKHIEVMVRQMLRKVRVIEAGDTELLPGSLLDIHQFSEANADAVMNGKNPATCRPVILGITKASLETESFLSAASFQETTRVLTDAAIKGKRDELLGLKENVIIGKLVPAGTGMQRYRQIRIEKDELDLEETISAE, from the coding sequence TTGATAGACGTTAATGAATTTGAATATATGAAAATTGGTTTAGCTTCTCCTGACAAGATTCGTTCTTGGTCATACGGTGAAGTCAAAAAACCTGAAACAATCAACTACCGAACATTAAAACCAGAAAAAGATGGTTTATTCTGTGAACGTATTTTTGGTCCAACTAAAGACTGGGAATGTCACTGTGGTAAATACAAACGTGTTCGCTATAAAGGCGTAGTTTGTGACCGTTGTGGTGTTGAAGTAACACGTGCAAAAGTTCGTCGTGAACGTATGGGGCACATCGAATTGGCAGCCCCAGTTTCTCACATTTGGTACTTCAAAGGTATTCCAAGCCGCATGGGTCTAATCTTAGATATGTCCCCACGTGCTTTAGAAGAAGTGATTTACTTCGCATCTTATGTTGTAATCGAACCAGGTGCTACAAACTTAGAAAGCAAGCAATTACTTTCTGAAAAAGAGTATCGTGCATACCGTGAAAAATTCGGAAGCACATTTGAAGCAGCGATGGGTGCAGAAGCAATCAAAAAGCTTCTTGCTAAAATTGATCTTGAAGATGAAACTTATTCTTTAAAAGAAGAGTTGAAATCTGCACAAGGTCAACGTCGTACACGTGCAATCAAACGTCTTGAGGTTGTAGAATCCTTCCGTAACTCAGGTAACTCCCCTGAGTGGATGATTTTAGATGTACTACCAGTTATTCCACCGGAGCTTCGTCCAATGGTGCAGTTAGACGGTGGTCGTTTTGCTACATCTGACTTAAATGATCTTTATCGTCGTGTTATCAACCGTAATAACCGTTTAAAACGTTTACTAGACCTTGGTGCCCCAAGCATCATCGTTCAAAACGAAAAACGTATGTTACAAGAAGCTGTTGATGCATTAATCGATAACGGTCGTCGTGGGCGCCCAGTAACTGGTCCAGGTAACCGTCCTTTAAAATCACTTTCACATATGCTGAAAGGTAAACAAGGTCGTTTCCGTCAAAACTTACTTGGTAAACGTGTTGACTACTCTGGTCGTTCAGTTATCGTAGTAGGTCCAAACTTAAAAATGTACCAATGTGGTCTACCAAAAGAAATGGCAATTGAGCTATTTAAACCTTTCGTAATGAAAGAGTTAGTAGAACGTGGTCTTGCGCATAATATTAAGTCTGCGAAACGTAAAATTGAACGTTTAAACAACGATGTATGGGACGTTTTAGAAGACGTAATTCGTGAGCATCCGGTATTACTTAACCGTGCACCTACGCTTCACCGTCTTGGTATCCAAGCATTCGAACCAACATTAGTTGAAGGGCGTGCCATTCGTCTTCACCCATTAGTATGTACAGCTTATAACGCTGACTTCGATGGTGACCAAATGGCGGTTCACGTTCCATTATCAGCAGAAGCACAGGCAGAGGCACGTCTTCTAATGCTTGCGGCACAAAACATCCTAAACCCGAAAGACGGTAAACCAGTTGTAACACCGTCTCAAGATATGGTATTAGGTAACTATTATTTAACGCTTGAGCGTGAAGATGCTCGTGGTGAAGGGTCTATTTTCTATGGACCAAATGAAGTGCTAATCGCGTATGATACAGGTCATGTTCACTTGCATACACGTATTGCGATAAAAGCAAGTTCACTACACAACCCGACATTTACTGAAGAACAAAATGATATGTTCTTAATAACAACTGTAGGTAAAGTAATCTTTAACGAAATCTTGCCGGAATCATTCCCGTTCATCAATGAACCAACTGAATCTAATTTAGAGCAAGAAACGCCAGAAAAATACTTTGTTAATTTAACAATTGACGAAGAAACAATAAAAGAACTTGAAGCAGATGCTGCTTACAACGAACTTGATGAAAAAGGTAAAGTAGATGCACAACGTACAGCTGTACTTCGCAAATACTTTGTATCAGTTCCTGTTGTTAACCCATTCCGTAAGAAGTTCTTAGGGAATATCATCGCTGAAGTGTTTAAACGTTTCCACATTACTGAAACATCAAAAATGCTTGACCGTATGAAAAACCTTGGTTTCAAATATTCTACTAAAGCTGGTATTACTGTTGGTGTATCTGACATCGTGGTTTTACCGGATAAAGGTGATATTTTAGCAATAGCACAAGACAAAGTAGATAAAGTTCAAGCACAATTCCGTCGTGGTTTCATCACGGAGGAGGAGCGTTATGACCGCGTTATCTCTAGTTGGAGTGCTGCGAAAGATGAAATTCAATCAAAACTAATGAAATCACTTGAGAAAACAAACCCAATCTTCATGATGTCTGACTCAGGTGCCCGTGGTAACGCATCTAACTTTACACAGTTAGCTGGTATGCGTGGTCTGATGGCCAACCCGGCTGGTCGTATCATCGAACTTCCAATCAAATCTTCATTCCGTGAAGGTTTAACAGTATTGGAATACTTCATCTCTACGCATGGTGCTCGTAAAGGTCTTGCCGATACAGCCCTAAAAACTGCCGATTCAGGTTACTTAACTCGTCGTCTAGTAGATGTAGCACAAGATGTTATCGTTCGTGAAGATGATTGTGGAACTGACCGTGGTTTAACAATCGGTGCGTTAATGGAAGGTACAGAGTTAATTGAAGCGTTAGACGAACGTATTATTGGCCGTCATACGAAGAAAACAATCTATCATCCAGAAACAGGCGAAGTGATTTTAGCAAAAGACGGATTAATCGACCAAGATATCGCTCGTATCATTACTGAGTTAGGTATTGAAGAAGTAACAATTCGCTCTGCATTTACATGTAATACAAAACATGGCGTATGTAAAAAATGTTACGGCATGAACTTAGCAACAGGTGAAAAGGTTGAAGTTGGCGAAGCAGTTGGTATTATTGCGGCTCAATCAATCGGTGAACCAGGTACACAGTTAACAATGCGTACATTCCATACAGGTGGGGTTGCCGGAGATGATATTACACAAGGTCTTCCACGTATCCAAGAGATTTTTGAAGCACGTAATCCTAAAGGTCAATCAGTTATTTCTGATATCGCAGGTACAGTTTCAGACATCACTGAAATCCGTGAAGGTCTAAAAGAAATTACAATTGAAGGTGATGTAGAAACACGTAAATACCCAGCACCTTACAATGCGCGTCTGAAAGTACAAGAGGGCGACTTTGTAGAACGTGGTCAGGTATTGACAGAAGGTTCTATCGATCCAAAACAATTATTAAAAGTTAAAGACGTTTCAACAGTTCAAGAGTATCTGTTAAAAGAAGTACAAAAAGTATACCGTATGCAAGGGGTAGAAATTGGAGACAAACATATCGAAGTGATGGTACGTCAAATGCTTCGTAAAGTACGTGTAATTGAAGCTGGTGATACAGAATTACTACCAGGCTCATTACTAGACATCCACCAATTCTCAGAAGCAAATGCAGATGCTGTTATGAACGGCAAAAACCCTGCAACTTGCCGCCCTGTAATTCTTGGTATTACAAAAGCTTCACTTGAAACAGAATCGTTCTTATCTGCCGCATCATTCCAAGAAACAACTCGTGTATTAACAGATGCTGCAATTAAAGGTAAACGTGACGAACTTCTAGGATTAAAAGAGAACGTAATTATCGGTAAACTTGTTCCAGCAGGTACTGGTATGCAACGTTACCGTCAAATCCGCATTGAAAAAGATGAGCTTGATTTAGAAGAAACTATTTCTGCTGAATAA
- a CDS encoding ribosomal L7Ae/L30e/S12e/Gadd45 family protein, whose translation MSYDKVRASKTIIGTKQAVKAMRDGSVKELFVALDADNWVTDLAITFAREVGVPVILVESKRELGKACGIHVGAAVVAIAVE comes from the coding sequence ATGTCTTATGATAAAGTAAGGGCTAGTAAAACAATCATAGGTACAAAGCAAGCAGTAAAAGCAATGCGCGATGGTTCAGTGAAAGAACTTTTTGTAGCACTTGATGCAGACAATTGGGTAACCGATTTGGCCATTACTTTCGCGAGAGAAGTCGGTGTGCCAGTTATTCTTGTTGAGTCCAAAAGGGAACTGGGCAAGGCCTGTGGAATCCACGTTGGAGCAGCGGTTGTTGCTATTGCTGTAGAGTAG
- the rpsL gene encoding 30S ribosomal protein S12 has protein sequence MPTINQLVRKPRQSKITKSKSPALNKGYNSFKKSLTDVKSPQKRGVCTRVGTMTPRKPNSALRKYARVRLTNQIEVTAYIPGEGHNLQEHSVVLIRGGRVKDLAGVRYHIVRGALDTAGVNGRLQSRSKYGTKRPKEKK, from the coding sequence ATGCCTACAATTAACCAATTAGTACGTAAGCCTCGTCAATCTAAAATCACGAAATCAAAATCACCAGCGTTAAACAAAGGATATAACTCATTTAAAAAATCTTTAACTGATGTTAAATCTCCACAAAAACGCGGTGTTTGTACTCGTGTTGGTACAATGACACCTCGTAAACCAAACTCAGCGTTACGTAAATACGCTCGTGTACGTTTAACTAACCAAATTGAGGTTACAGCTTATATCCCAGGTGAAGGCCACAACTTACAAGAGCACAGTGTTGTTCTTATCCGTGGCGGACGCGTAAAAGACTTAGCGGGTGTTCGTTACCATATCGTACGTGGAGCTTTAGATACAGCTGGTGTAAACGGTCGTTTACAATCACGTTCTAAATACGGAACAAAACGCCCTAAAGAAAAAAAATAA
- the rpsG gene encoding 30S ribosomal protein S7 encodes MPRKGPVSKRDVLPDPIYSSKLVTRLINKMMVDGKRGTSQKILYGAFEIVKERSGENPIEVFEAALNNVMPVLEVRARRVGGSNYQVPVEVRPERRTTLGLRYLVNYSRLRGEKTMEERLANEILDASNNTGASVKKREDMHKMAEANKAFAHYRW; translated from the coding sequence ATGCCTCGTAAAGGTCCTGTTTCCAAACGTGACGTGTTACCAGATCCAATTTATAGTTCAAAACTAGTAACTCGTTTAATCAATAAAATGATGGTTGATGGTAAAAGAGGTACTTCTCAAAAGATTTTATACGGTGCGTTCGAAATTGTTAAAGAACGTTCTGGTGAAAATCCAATTGAAGTATTCGAAGCTGCTCTAAATAACGTAATGCCAGTTCTTGAAGTACGCGCTCGCCGTGTTGGTGGTTCTAACTACCAAGTACCGGTTGAAGTACGTCCAGAACGTCGTACAACTTTAGGTCTTCGTTACCTAGTTAACTATTCTCGTCTTCGTGGTGAAAAAACTATGGAAGAACGTTTAGCTAACGAAATCCTAGATGCTTCAAACAACACTGGTGCATCAGTTAAGAAACGTGAAGATATGCACAAAATGGCAGAAGCGAACAAAGCATTCGCTCACTACCGCTGGTAA
- the fusA gene encoding elongation factor G has translation MKREFSLENTRNIGIMAHIDAGKTTTTERILYYTGKIHKIGETHEGASQMDWMEQEQERGITITSAATTAQWAGHRVNIIDTPGHVDFTVEVERSLRVLDGAVTVLDAQSGVEPQTETVWRQATTYGVPRIVFINKMDKTGADFLYSVGTLHDRLQANAHPVQLPIGAEDEFSAIIDLVEMKATFYGDEKGTAVTEGEIPEEHRAQAEEYREKLIDAVASVDEEIMEKYLEGEEITIAELKAAIRRATIAVEFYPVICGTAFKHKGVRPMLNAVIDYLPSPLDVPAIKGTDIDGDEELERHSSDEEPFSALAFKVMTDPFVGKLTFFRVYSGTLDSGSYVQNSSKGKRERVGRILQMHANSREEISKVFAGDIAAAVGLKDTTTGDTLCDEKNLVILESMEFPEPVISLSVEPKSKADQDKMGQALQKLQEEDPTFRAHTDTETGQTIISGMGELHLDILVDRMRREFKVEANVGAPMVSYRETFRGSAKVQGKFTRQSGGRGQYGDVTIEFSPNEEGKGFEFENAIVGGVVPREYIPAVEAGLRDSLDRGVVAGYPLIDIKAKLVFGSYHDVDSNEMAFKIAASMALKEAAKQCDAVILEPMMKVEVVIPEEYLGDIMGNITSRRGRVEGMDARGNSQVVRSMVPLSEMFGYATTLRSATQGRGVFSMTFDHYEEVPKSIAAEIIKKNKGE, from the coding sequence ATGAAACGCGAATTCTCACTTGAGAATACTCGTAATATTGGGATCATGGCTCACATTGATGCTGGTAAAACAACAACAACTGAGCGTATCCTTTATTACACTGGTAAGATTCACAAAATCGGTGAAACTCATGAAGGCGCTTCTCAAATGGACTGGATGGAGCAAGAGCAAGAACGTGGTATTACAATCACTTCTGCTGCAACAACAGCCCAATGGGCAGGCCACCGTGTAAACATCATCGATACTCCTGGACACGTAGACTTCACTGTAGAAGTAGAACGTTCTTTACGCGTACTTGACGGTGCTGTAACAGTACTAGATGCTCAATCTGGTGTTGAGCCTCAAACTGAAACTGTATGGCGTCAAGCTACAACATACGGTGTTCCACGTATCGTATTCATTAACAAAATGGATAAAACAGGAGCAGATTTCTTATATTCTGTAGGAACTCTTCATGATCGTTTACAAGCAAACGCTCACCCTGTTCAATTACCAATCGGCGCTGAAGATGAGTTCTCTGCAATCATCGACTTAGTTGAAATGAAAGCTACTTTCTACGGTGACGAAAAAGGTACAGCAGTAACTGAAGGTGAAATTCCTGAAGAACACCGCGCACAAGCTGAAGAATACCGTGAAAAATTAATCGATGCTGTTGCAAGTGTTGATGAAGAAATCATGGAAAAATATTTAGAAGGCGAAGAAATTACTATTGCTGAACTGAAAGCGGCTATCCGTCGTGCTACGATCGCAGTAGAATTTTACCCAGTAATCTGTGGTACAGCATTCAAACACAAAGGCGTACGCCCAATGTTAAATGCAGTTATCGATTACTTACCATCTCCATTAGATGTACCAGCAATCAAAGGTACTGATATTGATGGTGATGAGGAATTAGAACGTCATTCTTCTGATGAAGAGCCATTCTCAGCTCTTGCATTCAAAGTTATGACTGACCCATTCGTAGGTAAATTAACTTTCTTCCGTGTGTATTCTGGAACATTAGATTCAGGTTCATACGTACAAAACTCTTCTAAAGGTAAACGTGAACGCGTAGGTCGTATCCTACAAATGCACGCTAACTCTCGTGAAGAAATCTCTAAAGTATTCGCTGGGGACATTGCAGCAGCAGTAGGTCTTAAAGATACTACTACTGGTGACACTCTATGTGACGAGAAAAACCTAGTTATTCTTGAATCAATGGAATTCCCTGAGCCAGTAATTTCTCTTTCTGTAGAACCAAAATCAAAAGCTGACCAAGATAAAATGGGCCAAGCTTTACAAAAACTTCAAGAAGAAGATCCAACTTTCCGTGCTCACACTGACACTGAAACAGGACAAACAATCATCTCTGGTATGGGTGAGCTTCACCTTGATATCTTAGTTGACCGTATGCGCCGTGAATTCAAAGTAGAAGCTAACGTGGGTGCTCCAATGGTATCTTACCGTGAAACATTCCGTGGCTCTGCAAAAGTTCAAGGTAAATTCACTCGCCAATCTGGTGGTCGTGGACAATACGGAGACGTTACAATTGAGTTTTCTCCAAATGAAGAAGGTAAAGGCTTTGAATTCGAAAATGCTATCGTTGGTGGTGTAGTACCTCGTGAATACATTCCTGCAGTAGAAGCGGGTCTTCGTGACTCTCTTGACCGCGGTGTAGTTGCTGGATACCCACTAATCGACATTAAAGCGAAATTAGTATTCGGTTCTTACCATGACGTTGACTCGAATGAGATGGCGTTCAAAATTGCTGCATCTATGGCTCTTAAAGAAGCTGCGAAACAATGTGACGCTGTTATTTTAGAACCAATGATGAAAGTTGAAGTTGTAATTCCAGAAGAATATCTTGGCGATATCATGGGTAACATCACTTCTCGACGCGGACGCGTTGAGGGTATGGATGCTCGCGGTAATTCTCAAGTAGTACGTTCTATGGTTCCACTATCTGAAATGTTCGGATATGCTACAACTTTACGTTCTGCTACACAAGGTCGTGGTGTATTCTCAATGACGTTTGATCATTATGAAGAAGTACCAAAATCAATTGCTGCAGAAATCATTAAAAAAAATAAAGGTGAATAA